In Carya illinoinensis cultivar Pawnee chromosome 16, C.illinoinensisPawnee_v1, whole genome shotgun sequence, a single window of DNA contains:
- the LOC122299918 gene encoding probable magnesium transporter NIPA9 isoform X1: MWESICLTLAATAGNNIGKVLQKKGTLILPPLSFKFKVIKAYASNNTWVIGFLMDIFGAMLMLRALSLAPKSANSLVSYRIEDEVPGTSRNTNINVEFFTASCVVVSVIQPVSGCGLAILSIFSHFYLKEVMNAIDWVGITFAGIGTIGVGAGGEEQEATAISMFHLPWLAFAVAILFVLLNGWLRIYKRHRREQEMMEYEVVEEIIYGLESGVLFGMASVISKMGFVFLEQGFHRMLVPICISISVSFSGTGFYYQTRGLKHGRAIVVATCAAVASIVTGVLAGMLALGERLPSAPTARVSLLLGWLLIIIGVILLVCSSRLVRYLPWPLQNFIPSGIERSFSTRRSGSVRISDTSPSAVIQAATLHHLISSSPKEKA, translated from the exons ATGTGGGAATCGATCTGCTTAACGTTAGCGGCGACGGCTGGTAACAACATCGGCAAAGTCCTCCAGAAAAAGGGCACCCTTATTCTTCCCCCTCTCTCTTTCAAGTTCAAG GTGATAAAGGCATATGCTTCCAACAATACTTGGGTGATCGGTTTTCTAATGGATATATTTGGAGCAATGTTGATGTTGAGGGCACTATCTCTAGCCCCT AAATCTGCCAATTCCCTTGTCAGTTATCGAATCGAAGATGAAGTTCCGGGCACTTCTAGAAATACGAATATCAACGTTGAGTTTTTTACTGCTTCCTGCGTTGTT GTATCTGTCATCCAACCAGTTTCTGGTTGCGGACTTGCtattctttccatcttttcCCATTTTTATTTGAAGGAAGTCATGAATGCTATTGATTGGGTGGGAATTACTTTTGCGGGTATTGGCACAATTG GAGTTGGTGCTGGAGGTGAGGAGCAAGAGGCAACTGCCATATCCATGTTTCATTTACCATGGCTAGCATTTGCAGTTGCCATCTTGTTT GTGCTTCTTAACGGATGGCTTCGAATCTACAAACGACACCGAAGAGAACAGGAGATG ATGGAATATGAAGTTGTTGAAGAAATTATATATGGCTTGGAATCTGGTGTTTTGTTtgg GATGGCATCGGTAATATCAAAGATGGGATTTGTATTTTTGGAGCAGGGCTTCCACAGGATGCTGGTACCTATATGCATTTCAATCAGTGTATCTTTTAGTGGTACAGGCTTTTATTATCAG ACTCGTGGTCTAAAGCATGGGAGAGCAATTGTAGTAGCCACGTGTGCTGCTGTGGCATCAATTGTGACTGGTGTTCTTGCTGGTATGCTTGCATTAGGTGAACGGTTGCCTTCAGCACCAACAGCTCGTGTTTCACTTCTGCTTGGATG gttacttattattataggGGTGATTTTACTTGTATGTTCATCACGGCTGGTGAGATACCTTCCTTGGCCATTACAGAATTTCATACCAAGTGGCATTGAGAGGAGTTTCAGCACTAGACGATCCGGGTCTGTCCGAATTAGTGATACTAGTCCAAGTGCTGTTATCCAGGCGGCAACATTGCATCATTTGATATCATCTTCTCCTAAAGAGAAGGCTTGA
- the LOC122299918 gene encoding probable magnesium transporter NIPA9 isoform X2 produces the protein MWESICLTLAATAGNNIGKVLQKKGTLILPPLSFKFKVIKAYASNNTWVIGFLMDIFGAMLMLRALSLAPKSANSLVSYRIEDEVPGTSRNTNINVEFFTASCVVVSVIQPVSGCGLAILSIFSHFYLKEVMNAIDWVGITFAGVGAGGEEQEATAISMFHLPWLAFAVAILFVLLNGWLRIYKRHRREQEMMEYEVVEEIIYGLESGVLFGMASVISKMGFVFLEQGFHRMLVPICISISVSFSGTGFYYQTRGLKHGRAIVVATCAAVASIVTGVLAGMLALGERLPSAPTARVSLLLGWLLIIIGVILLVCSSRLVRYLPWPLQNFIPSGIERSFSTRRSGSVRISDTSPSAVIQAATLHHLISSSPKEKA, from the exons ATGTGGGAATCGATCTGCTTAACGTTAGCGGCGACGGCTGGTAACAACATCGGCAAAGTCCTCCAGAAAAAGGGCACCCTTATTCTTCCCCCTCTCTCTTTCAAGTTCAAG GTGATAAAGGCATATGCTTCCAACAATACTTGGGTGATCGGTTTTCTAATGGATATATTTGGAGCAATGTTGATGTTGAGGGCACTATCTCTAGCCCCT AAATCTGCCAATTCCCTTGTCAGTTATCGAATCGAAGATGAAGTTCCGGGCACTTCTAGAAATACGAATATCAACGTTGAGTTTTTTACTGCTTCCTGCGTTGTT GTATCTGTCATCCAACCAGTTTCTGGTTGCGGACTTGCtattctttccatcttttcCCATTTTTATTTGAAGGAAGTCATGAATGCTATTGATTGGGTGGGAATTACTTTTGCGG GAGTTGGTGCTGGAGGTGAGGAGCAAGAGGCAACTGCCATATCCATGTTTCATTTACCATGGCTAGCATTTGCAGTTGCCATCTTGTTT GTGCTTCTTAACGGATGGCTTCGAATCTACAAACGACACCGAAGAGAACAGGAGATG ATGGAATATGAAGTTGTTGAAGAAATTATATATGGCTTGGAATCTGGTGTTTTGTTtgg GATGGCATCGGTAATATCAAAGATGGGATTTGTATTTTTGGAGCAGGGCTTCCACAGGATGCTGGTACCTATATGCATTTCAATCAGTGTATCTTTTAGTGGTACAGGCTTTTATTATCAG ACTCGTGGTCTAAAGCATGGGAGAGCAATTGTAGTAGCCACGTGTGCTGCTGTGGCATCAATTGTGACTGGTGTTCTTGCTGGTATGCTTGCATTAGGTGAACGGTTGCCTTCAGCACCAACAGCTCGTGTTTCACTTCTGCTTGGATG gttacttattattataggGGTGATTTTACTTGTATGTTCATCACGGCTGGTGAGATACCTTCCTTGGCCATTACAGAATTTCATACCAAGTGGCATTGAGAGGAGTTTCAGCACTAGACGATCCGGGTCTGTCCGAATTAGTGATACTAGTCCAAGTGCTGTTATCCAGGCGGCAACATTGCATCATTTGATATCATCTTCTCCTAAAGAGAAGGCTTGA
- the LOC122299918 gene encoding probable magnesium transporter NIPA9 isoform X4: protein MWESICLTLAATAGNNIGKVLQKKGTLILPPLSFKFKVIKAYASNNTWVIGFLMDIFGAMLMLRALSLAPVSVIQPVSGCGLAILSIFSHFYLKEVMNAIDWVGITFAGVGAGGEEQEATAISMFHLPWLAFAVAILFVLLNGWLRIYKRHRREQEMMEYEVVEEIIYGLESGVLFGMASVISKMGFVFLEQGFHRMLVPICISISVSFSGTGFYYQTRGLKHGRAIVVATCAAVASIVTGVLAGMLALGERLPSAPTARVSLLLGWLLIIIGVILLVCSSRLVRYLPWPLQNFIPSGIERSFSTRRSGSVRISDTSPSAVIQAATLHHLISSSPKEKA from the exons ATGTGGGAATCGATCTGCTTAACGTTAGCGGCGACGGCTGGTAACAACATCGGCAAAGTCCTCCAGAAAAAGGGCACCCTTATTCTTCCCCCTCTCTCTTTCAAGTTCAAG GTGATAAAGGCATATGCTTCCAACAATACTTGGGTGATCGGTTTTCTAATGGATATATTTGGAGCAATGTTGATGTTGAGGGCACTATCTCTAGCCCCT GTATCTGTCATCCAACCAGTTTCTGGTTGCGGACTTGCtattctttccatcttttcCCATTTTTATTTGAAGGAAGTCATGAATGCTATTGATTGGGTGGGAATTACTTTTGCGG GAGTTGGTGCTGGAGGTGAGGAGCAAGAGGCAACTGCCATATCCATGTTTCATTTACCATGGCTAGCATTTGCAGTTGCCATCTTGTTT GTGCTTCTTAACGGATGGCTTCGAATCTACAAACGACACCGAAGAGAACAGGAGATG ATGGAATATGAAGTTGTTGAAGAAATTATATATGGCTTGGAATCTGGTGTTTTGTTtgg GATGGCATCGGTAATATCAAAGATGGGATTTGTATTTTTGGAGCAGGGCTTCCACAGGATGCTGGTACCTATATGCATTTCAATCAGTGTATCTTTTAGTGGTACAGGCTTTTATTATCAG ACTCGTGGTCTAAAGCATGGGAGAGCAATTGTAGTAGCCACGTGTGCTGCTGTGGCATCAATTGTGACTGGTGTTCTTGCTGGTATGCTTGCATTAGGTGAACGGTTGCCTTCAGCACCAACAGCTCGTGTTTCACTTCTGCTTGGATG gttacttattattataggGGTGATTTTACTTGTATGTTCATCACGGCTGGTGAGATACCTTCCTTGGCCATTACAGAATTTCATACCAAGTGGCATTGAGAGGAGTTTCAGCACTAGACGATCCGGGTCTGTCCGAATTAGTGATACTAGTCCAAGTGCTGTTATCCAGGCGGCAACATTGCATCATTTGATATCATCTTCTCCTAAAGAGAAGGCTTGA
- the LOC122299918 gene encoding probable magnesium transporter NIPA9 isoform X3 — translation MWESICLTLAATAGNNIGKVLQKKGTLILPPLSFKFKVIKAYASNNTWVIGFLMDIFGAMLMLRALSLAPVSVIQPVSGCGLAILSIFSHFYLKEVMNAIDWVGITFAGIGTIGVGAGGEEQEATAISMFHLPWLAFAVAILFVLLNGWLRIYKRHRREQEMMEYEVVEEIIYGLESGVLFGMASVISKMGFVFLEQGFHRMLVPICISISVSFSGTGFYYQTRGLKHGRAIVVATCAAVASIVTGVLAGMLALGERLPSAPTARVSLLLGWLLIIIGVILLVCSSRLVRYLPWPLQNFIPSGIERSFSTRRSGSVRISDTSPSAVIQAATLHHLISSSPKEKA, via the exons ATGTGGGAATCGATCTGCTTAACGTTAGCGGCGACGGCTGGTAACAACATCGGCAAAGTCCTCCAGAAAAAGGGCACCCTTATTCTTCCCCCTCTCTCTTTCAAGTTCAAG GTGATAAAGGCATATGCTTCCAACAATACTTGGGTGATCGGTTTTCTAATGGATATATTTGGAGCAATGTTGATGTTGAGGGCACTATCTCTAGCCCCT GTATCTGTCATCCAACCAGTTTCTGGTTGCGGACTTGCtattctttccatcttttcCCATTTTTATTTGAAGGAAGTCATGAATGCTATTGATTGGGTGGGAATTACTTTTGCGGGTATTGGCACAATTG GAGTTGGTGCTGGAGGTGAGGAGCAAGAGGCAACTGCCATATCCATGTTTCATTTACCATGGCTAGCATTTGCAGTTGCCATCTTGTTT GTGCTTCTTAACGGATGGCTTCGAATCTACAAACGACACCGAAGAGAACAGGAGATG ATGGAATATGAAGTTGTTGAAGAAATTATATATGGCTTGGAATCTGGTGTTTTGTTtgg GATGGCATCGGTAATATCAAAGATGGGATTTGTATTTTTGGAGCAGGGCTTCCACAGGATGCTGGTACCTATATGCATTTCAATCAGTGTATCTTTTAGTGGTACAGGCTTTTATTATCAG ACTCGTGGTCTAAAGCATGGGAGAGCAATTGTAGTAGCCACGTGTGCTGCTGTGGCATCAATTGTGACTGGTGTTCTTGCTGGTATGCTTGCATTAGGTGAACGGTTGCCTTCAGCACCAACAGCTCGTGTTTCACTTCTGCTTGGATG gttacttattattataggGGTGATTTTACTTGTATGTTCATCACGGCTGGTGAGATACCTTCCTTGGCCATTACAGAATTTCATACCAAGTGGCATTGAGAGGAGTTTCAGCACTAGACGATCCGGGTCTGTCCGAATTAGTGATACTAGTCCAAGTGCTGTTATCCAGGCGGCAACATTGCATCATTTGATATCATCTTCTCCTAAAGAGAAGGCTTGA
- the LOC122298665 gene encoding cytokinin riboside 5'-monophosphate phosphoribohydrolase LOG8-like isoform X2 encodes MEESNTRSKFRRVCVFCGSSSGHRNVFSDAAVELGNELVKRKIDLVYGGGSIGLMGLISQRVFDGGCHVLGIIPRALMPLEISGQPVGEVRTVLDMHERKAAMAREADAFIALPGGYGTMEELLEMITWAQLGIHTKPVALLNVDGYYNCLLALFDNGVAEGFIKPGARHIVLSAPTAKELIIKMEYIPFHEHVASHESWQIEKLGN; translated from the exons ATGGAAGAAAGCAACACAAGAAGTAAGTTCAGGAGGGTTTGTGTCTTCTGTGGGAGCAGCTCTGGCCACAGAAACGTCTTCAGTGATGCTGCTGTTGAATTGGGCAATGAACTG GTGAAGAGGAAGATAGACTTGGTATATGGCGGGGGAAGTATCGGGTTGATGGGTTTGATTTCGCAGAGAGTTTTTGATGGAGGTTGCCATGTTCTTGG GATCATTCCAAGAGCTCTCATGCCTCTTGAG ATATCTGGTCAACCTGTGGGAGAAGTAAGAACTGTTTTGGACATGCATGAGCGTAAAGCTGCAATGGCTCGAGAAGCTGATGCCTTTATTGCTCTTCCTG GAGGATATGGGACCATGGAAGAGCTGTTGGAGATGATAACATGGGCCCAACTTGGAATTCATACAAAACCG GTTGCGCTGCTGAATGTTGATGGGTACTATAATTGCTTGCTGGCATTATTTGACAATGGGGTTGCAGAAGGATTCATCAAGCCAGGTGCTCGGCATATAGTCCTCTCTGCTCCAACTGCAAAAGAACTAATCATTAAGATGGAG TACATTCCTTTCCATGAACATGTTGCTTCTCATGAAAGCTGGCAGATTGAAAAACTTGGTAATTAA
- the LOC122298665 gene encoding cytokinin riboside 5'-monophosphate phosphoribohydrolase LOG8-like isoform X1 translates to MEESNTRSKFRRVCVFCGSSSGHRNVFSDAAVELGNELVKRKIDLVYGGGSIGLMGLISQRVFDGGCHVLGIIPRALMPLEISGQPVGEVRTVLDMHERKAAMAREADAFIALPGGYGTMEELLEMITWAQLGIHTKPVALLNVDGYYNCLLALFDNGVAEGFIKPGARHIVLSAPTAKELIIKMEQYIPFHEHVASHESWQIEKLGN, encoded by the exons ATGGAAGAAAGCAACACAAGAAGTAAGTTCAGGAGGGTTTGTGTCTTCTGTGGGAGCAGCTCTGGCCACAGAAACGTCTTCAGTGATGCTGCTGTTGAATTGGGCAATGAACTG GTGAAGAGGAAGATAGACTTGGTATATGGCGGGGGAAGTATCGGGTTGATGGGTTTGATTTCGCAGAGAGTTTTTGATGGAGGTTGCCATGTTCTTGG GATCATTCCAAGAGCTCTCATGCCTCTTGAG ATATCTGGTCAACCTGTGGGAGAAGTAAGAACTGTTTTGGACATGCATGAGCGTAAAGCTGCAATGGCTCGAGAAGCTGATGCCTTTATTGCTCTTCCTG GAGGATATGGGACCATGGAAGAGCTGTTGGAGATGATAACATGGGCCCAACTTGGAATTCATACAAAACCG GTTGCGCTGCTGAATGTTGATGGGTACTATAATTGCTTGCTGGCATTATTTGACAATGGGGTTGCAGAAGGATTCATCAAGCCAGGTGCTCGGCATATAGTCCTCTCTGCTCCAACTGCAAAAGAACTAATCATTAAGATGGAG CAGTACATTCCTTTCCATGAACATGTTGCTTCTCATGAAAGCTGGCAGATTGAAAAACTTGGTAATTAA
- the LOC122298666 gene encoding uncharacterized protein LOC122298666, protein MLMWDSRFYTGSAKHCGSGNLLSKISSDSTGSAAFGGGEDVIVIVIAVESTKSGFSAVSNGGGAEEGGDVLLLNRDPHRAVIVAMAAAIPTTRSENESNGCINGFSFKGILLPMT, encoded by the exons ATGCTCATGTGGGATTCACGCTTCTATACCGGCAGCGCTAAACATT GTGGAAGTGGCAATTTGTTATCCAAGATATCTTCAGATTCTACTGGTTCTGCAGCTTTTGGAGGTGGAGAAGATGTCATTGTCATTGTAATTGCTGTTGAATCAACCAAATCTGGCTTTTCTGCCGTTTCAAATGGAGGGGGAGCTGAAGAAGGGGGTGATGTTCTTCTCCTAAACCGTGATCCACATAGAGCTGTGATCGTAGCCATGGCTGCTGCTATCCCTACAACTAGGAGTGAAAATGAGAGCAATGGATGTATTAATGGCTTCTCATTCAAAGGGATTCTCCTTCCCATGACTTAA